Within the Bacillus marinisedimentorum genome, the region TGTGATGGCAGCCAGGGCGATCGGAATGAGTGATAGGCGGATTTTGATCCATCATATTCTGCCTAACAGCATGGCGCCAATTATCGTGCAAGGCACCCTTGCGATTGCGACAGCAATTATTGAAGCGGCAGCACTTGGCTTCCTCGGACTCGGTGCACAGCCGCCGCAGCCTGAATGGGGCAAAATGCTGGCTGATTCAAAAGCTTATTTGATCCAGGCACCATGGACAATGATTTTCCCGGGCCTGGCAATCATGTTTACCGTATTGGGATTCAATTTGATGGGTGACGGATTGCGCGATGCGCTTGACCCGCGGATGAAACATTAAAAAACCAGCCTGAAGCGGCTGGTTTTTTCTTATCTTTAAAACTCTGTTTCCCTGTCCGTGATGGTGACTTCGTTTTCTTCTTTATGATAGGTCTGGAAACTGTCCATCAGTTTACTGAGGCGCTCCAGCTGTTCTTCGTACTCCACAATGGCTGAAATGACAGGAAAGAGGTGGAGAGAGTCTTCGTGGTGCACAGACTGCTCTTCCTGATAATACTTTATATAAGCTTCTATTAAATTCTCTCTCCGTTCATAATATTGACTCTCCATTTCATCTGGAAGATCAGGCCTTACTTTTCCAACAAACTTCATTAGAATCTGCTCATGGTAATGGAGATAACTGTCGAGCTGTTCCTGGATGATCGTCTGCAGATTATCGGGTAACTGTGAAAATTCATTTTCATAGCGGTGGAGTTTTTTCAAAATATCAAGCGCCCGATTGGTTGCAACCAGCATTTGCCTGAATAAAACAACCCGCCGGGCCTTGGCGTACTGCTGTTTCTTGAAGTAGCTCCGTTCCTCTTTATATAGGAGGTAAAAATGATCCATTTTGATCATGCTGTCTTTGAGCCGCTCAATTTCTTCTTTTAACGCATTATGTTCCAACGTTTGCCTCGTAAGCAATCTGATCAGCTTAATGATTCCTTCTGTATTTTCATTGATTTTATGATAGAGTTTATTTTCATATTTCGGCGGAATGAAGGCGAGATTAATGATAAAGGCTGAGAAAATCCCCACCATTATCGCTCCGAAACGGACAAGTGCATAATTGATAAAATCCTCCGATGGACTTTGCATGATTGCAACGAGTGTAACAAGGGCTATGGAAATCATGTTTTCAGTTTGCAGTTTTACGTTAATGGCGATGACGATGATGGCTGCCAGGCCAACGATAAACGGATCATTTCCAAATG harbors:
- a CDS encoding FUSC family protein, whose product is MKVGARMLKTGLAIMLALFLTPLLGLDSPLFAGIAATFAIQPSIYRTYNTLIDQVQANMIGAIVAIIFVLAFGNDPFIVGLAAIIVIAINVKLQTENMISIALVTLVAIMQSPSEDFINYALVRFGAIMVGIFSAFIINLAFIPPKYENKLYHKINENTEGIIKLIRLLTRQTLEHNALKEEIERLKDSMIKMDHFYLLYKEERSYFKKQQYAKARRVVLFRQMLVATNRALDILKKLHRYENEFSQLPDNLQTIIQEQLDSYLHYHEQILMKFVGKVRPDLPDEMESQYYERRENLIEAYIKYYQEEQSVHHEDSLHLFPVISAIVEYEEQLERLSKLMDSFQTYHKEENEVTITDRETEF